The following are encoded in a window of Kitasatospora sp. NBC_01250 genomic DNA:
- a CDS encoding alpha/beta fold hydrolase, which yields MSDPAGPAVPGGAAGPVSRAGLIGLSLGVAAAGAAAGVAIERLTLGRARRRAREELDAVAPFGTLRGRPRTVRAEDGTELYVEVDGPEAGESALTVVFCHGYCLNQDSFHFQRAALRAGLRLVFWDQRSHGRSERSRSHLAGRPASIDQLGSDLEAVLDAVAPSGPLVLVGHSMGGMTVMALADRAPQLFRDRVAGVALIGTMAGQWETVTFGLSPVGSKVWRRVGPGVVRLLGSQVGLVEATRRIGADVSAVFYRRYSFGSGKPVDPAVARFAEQLLDGTPIDVVAEFYPAFGAHEKTAALAAMTGLPVLVLAGTEDLITPATHSETIARALPDAELVLVPGAGHLVLLECPAEVNRRLAVLLERAAERAGTGLPAAVHELARGVDEPARGADESPGEASRPGA from the coding sequence GTGAGCGACCCGGCGGGCCCGGCGGTCCCGGGCGGTGCGGCGGGCCCGGTCAGCCGGGCCGGGCTGATCGGCCTGTCGCTCGGCGTGGCGGCGGCCGGGGCCGCGGCGGGCGTGGCGATCGAGCGCCTGACGCTGGGCCGGGCCCGTCGGCGGGCCCGCGAGGAGCTGGACGCGGTCGCCCCCTTCGGCACGCTGCGCGGACGGCCGCGCACCGTGCGGGCCGAGGACGGCACCGAGCTGTACGTCGAGGTGGACGGCCCGGAGGCGGGCGAGTCGGCGCTCACCGTGGTCTTCTGCCACGGCTACTGCCTCAACCAGGACAGCTTCCACTTCCAGCGCGCGGCGCTGCGGGCCGGTCTGCGGCTGGTCTTCTGGGACCAGCGCAGCCACGGCCGCTCCGAGCGCTCCCGCTCCCACCTGGCCGGGCGCCCCGCCTCGATCGACCAGCTGGGCAGCGACCTCGAGGCGGTGCTCGACGCGGTCGCGCCGAGCGGGCCGCTGGTACTGGTCGGCCACTCGATGGGCGGCATGACCGTCATGGCGCTGGCCGACCGGGCGCCGCAGCTGTTCCGGGACCGGGTGGCCGGGGTCGCGCTGATCGGCACGATGGCCGGGCAGTGGGAGACCGTCACCTTCGGGCTCTCCCCGGTGGGTTCCAAGGTCTGGCGCCGGGTGGGACCCGGCGTGGTCAGGCTGCTGGGCAGTCAGGTCGGCCTGGTGGAGGCCACCCGGCGGATCGGCGCGGACGTCAGCGCCGTCTTCTACCGCCGGTACTCCTTCGGCAGCGGCAAGCCGGTGGACCCGGCGGTGGCCCGGTTCGCCGAGCAGCTGCTGGACGGCACCCCGATCGACGTGGTCGCGGAGTTCTACCCCGCCTTCGGCGCGCACGAGAAGACGGCGGCGCTGGCGGCGATGACCGGGCTGCCGGTGCTGGTGCTGGCCGGCACCGAGGATCTGATCACGCCCGCCACGCACAGCGAGACCATCGCCCGGGCGCTGCCGGACGCCGAGCTGGTCCTGGTGCCCGGGGCCGGCCACCTGGTGCTGCTGGAGTGCCCGGCGGAGGTCAACCGCCGGCTCGCCGTCCTGCTCGAACGCGCGGCCGAGCGGGCGGGCACCGGGCTGCCCGCGGCCGTGCACGAACTGGCGCGCGGCGTGGACGAACCGGCGCGCGGTGCGGACGAGAGCCCCGGGGAGGCGAGCCGCCCCGGGGCGTGA